The Narcine bancroftii isolate sNarBan1 chromosome 6, sNarBan1.hap1, whole genome shotgun sequence genome window below encodes:
- the oser1 gene encoding oxidative stress-responsive serine-rich protein 1, with product MESEGKGGEEEESLQMAFKKLKVDSERAAPASVHINTETATSRTSMRSSPDGAKPRTVCSSKETWHGSSRKPPRGAIRTQRRRRSKSPILHPPKFTYCSSVAPVASSQVKHSNQTEPYQGLAGQPPKECCKAGQRDAVFGAKVPTVFSLESSEEPASVNSAKSRTNSLSESPKMAAAAALESSQGSKPTSDFQSLSKLHQTDPCSCSRDKKCHCKRWQDVEVYSFTGLRSVISECERDTAEVGWHMSPRRRTQPGSGAAGSPRSCSEEARAFVEDITIEDLSGYMEYYLYIPKKMSHMAEMMYT from the exons CGCTGCGCCTGCATCAGTCCACATAAACACTGAAACGGCTACTTCAAGGACATCAATGCGAAGCAGTCCTGATGGAGCGAAACCCAGGACAGTGTGTTCTTCCAAAGAAACCTGGCATGG CTCCAGCAGAAAGCCACCACGTGGTGCCATCAGAACGCAGCGGAGAAGACGTTCCAAATCACCAATACTTCATCCCCCTAAATTTACTTACTGCAGTTCTGTAGCGCCTGTAGCCAGCTCTCAAGTGAAGCACAGCAACCAAACTGAGCCTTACCAGGGCCTTGCGGGCCAGCCTCCGAAAGAGTGCTGCAAGGCCGGGCAGCGGGATGCTGTATTTGGTGCTAAAGTTCCCACTGTCTTCTCACTGGAGTCATCAGAAGAACCTGCCAGTGTAAACAGTGCCAAATCACGCACCAACTCCTTGTCTGAGAGCCCTAAAATGGCAGCCGCAGCTGCACTGGAGTCGAGCCAAGGGTCCAAGCCCACATCAGATTTTCAGTCTTTGTCAAAGCTTCACCAGACCGACCCATGCAGTTGCTCACGGGACAAGAAATGTCACTGCAAGCGGTGGCAAGATGTCGAAGTATACTCCTTCACTGGGCTGCGCAGTGTCATATCGGAGTGTGAGAGGGACACAGCTGAGGTTGGCTGGCACATGTCACCTCGCCGCAGAACTCAGCCAGGCTCTGGGGCTGCTGGTTCCCCAAGATCGTGCTCTGAAGAAGCCAGGGCATTTGTTGAAGACATCACTATTGAAGACCTCTCTGGATATATGGAATATTACCTGTACATCCCCAAAAAAATGTCACACATGGCAGAAATGATGTACACTTAA